One Branchiostoma floridae strain S238N-H82 chromosome 15, Bfl_VNyyK, whole genome shotgun sequence DNA window includes the following coding sequences:
- the LOC118431500 gene encoding UV excision repair protein RAD23 homolog A-like, which translates to MQVTFKTLQQQTFKIEIEENATVKQLKEKVEGEKGKESFPAAGLKLIYAGKILQDDLPLSQYKIDEKNFVVVMVTKPKPAAKEEPPKAEAAPAAAPAPAPAPAAAATPTEEKPKEEEKKEEKKEEEQKETTPVQPSESAAPTTAASGSSLAQAESTLADMAQYAPFQSCVSQGLPPAMEVPAEAAPPAPAAPAAATQGSAAATQGSAAPAQGSATDTPLAAPASAGTAPAPGSQPAQNPLEFLRDQPQFNNMRQLIRSNPTLLSALLQNLGQSNPQLLQHINDHQQEFIEMLNEPVEGEGGAAGSGPPVMEQLPTGQNVIPVTPQEKEAIERLKALGFDEGLVIQAYFACDKNENLAANFLLSQGDDDQQ; encoded by the exons ATGCAGGTCACGTTCAAAACGCTACAGCAGCAGACGTTCAAGATCGAGATTGAAGAGAATGCGACG GTTAAGCAGTTGAAGGAAAAGGTGGAGGGGGAAAAGGGGAAGGAATCTTTTCCGGCTGCTGGACTAAAGTTGATCTACGCTG GTAAGATCTTGCAGGATGATCTCCCACTGTCTCAGTACAAGATCGACGAGAAGAACTTTGTTGTCGTCATGGTGACAAAG CCCAAGCCAGCAGCCAAAGAGGAACCCCCCAAGGCAGAGGCAGCACCTGCTGCTGCACCTGCACCCGCACCCGCACCTGCTGCAGCTGCCACGCCCACGGAGGAGAAACCCAAGGAAGAGGAGAAGaaggaagagaagaaagaagaagagcaGAAGGAAACTACACCTGTACAGCCAAG TGAAAGTGCAGCTCCTACAACTGCAGCTTCTGGGTCGTCACTGGCACAGGCAGAGTCAACATTAG CTGACATGGCGCAGTATGCCCCCTTCCAAA GTTGTGTTTCCCAGGGTCTCCCACCAGCGATGGAGGTGCCTGCTGAAGCTGCACCCCCCGCCCCGGcagcacctgcagcagctactcAGGGCTCAGCTGCAGCTACACAGGGTTCGGCTGCGCCCGCCCAGGGATCTGCCACCGACACCCCTCTTGCTGCACCTGCTTCAGCCGGCACCGCACCTGCACCGGGCTCACAGCCTGCAC AGAACCCCCTGGAGTTCCTGAGGGATCAGCCCCAGTTCAATAACATGCGGCAGCTGATCCGGTCTAACCCGACCCTACTGTCCGCACTCCTGCAGAACCTGGGACAGTCCAACCCACAGCTTCTACAG CATATCAATGACCATCAGCAAGAGTTCATTGAGATGTTAAACGAGCCGgtagaaggggaggggggcgccgcgGGGTCAGGACCCCCCGTCATGGAACAGCTGCCCACGGGACAGAACGTCATCCCAGTCACACCTCAAGAGAAGGAAGCAATCGAAAGG CTTAAGGCCCTTGGGTTCGACGAAGGCTTAGTCATCCAGGCGTACTTTGCATGCGATAAGAACGAAAACCTCGCTGCAAATTTCCTCCTTTCACAAGGTGACGACGACCAACAATAG
- the LOC118431976 gene encoding uncharacterized protein LOC118431976: MINMDTGSHQDPVGVLIDPESPPSELISAMKRIAERSLKDPVARGSFCEDCPEGPSVVLTRLTDVLRTTSSPQLKMHACATLGALAHGDRQVREQVCQLGVLAALTGILREKQEEHGRLLPDQLKLQEQTAALVRKLTHQYKCQLDDLRQSQILSLLLQFCDVYGRDTRGKFRHAFPAESRCFLRRLTTGKQLVGRVTELRKLERKMVMQRFNRRHVIGLCEDRVYLCELYDTTTTDDVLVSAELVKAGLAWVEPEDVMYPSNKGSEGIEDDDRGVWKDMFVTCWVDGSHFWAHVGGDDTHGTIKRIQDEIKSAKSRAEPLIKCPEVGDMVVAPPKGNQDESKDDLPGSPGTTGYRAVVTEVKVGMVSQVRVHAVDYGFDTDVSWILLTKVPLSVSDVPPQATACVLRSVIPPPPSVPALCSVLGTLCNLTQDQCKVSDMIVEKEGLSLVTKLCYSPVDEVCRLSASVLLNLARSSRIRNRMGLLGAPKALLDMCQRYVKDDAILEAGIGALRNLMYQCMPNRWRLVDLKGFMVLMHIYKTSKNESIKLQALGAIKNLVGEGNTKGDPDFTLKYNGSPRNEDGYHFLKAMKKESKLEGDREIDKKSSPRTSGKIESLSEDAEESESLAKFILNNVTKAKRSRTASEPASRSKGSPKSGDKKSESKTTSARSQNRSRSKSEESPKSISPRRSRSPRKSPEKSTQESPTRKKSDRKLRKGEVHPDPTEVSLGTDTLNSFFDDLSDAGSVKDTVAAKEFLQTVLSPDIPSSRPLSEEPKYVQGFVVDFVEDTTHDIRPQTSVDKISITTIGRITCAFLNSGRGGTLYLGIKPDYTVRGIEITRHERDEFRLGIDRLMTRMIPPVKHDKYQVVFHPVISRSGCDSPDTRKCVEDLHVIEVQIRPSFGVVYGTWEDRCYVRMNTKNTKLTHQDVRELVLNEEEQRYQAEVESLQSEIQRLQTQLRSPSRDNHNKDSPQKGNGSALSNMASGVMQGNSLNSSSDRSPPKEAISPSSPGEKCNVS, encoded by the exons ATGATAAATATGGATACAGGAAGCCATCAGGACCCTGTAGGGGTTCTAATCGACCCGGAAAGCCCGCCGTCGGAGCTGATATCGGCGATGAAGCGCATAGCGGAGCGGTCGCTGAAAGACCCCGTGGCAAGGGGCAGTTTCTGCGAGGACTGTCCGGAGGGACCAAGCGTCGTACTGACCAGGCTGACCGATGTCCTGAGAACGACGTCCAGTCCTCAGCTCAAGATGCACGCCTGTGCCACTCTAGGAGCGCTAGCACACGGCGACAGACAG GTGAGAGAACAGGTGTGTCAGCTAGGTGTGTTAGCTGCACTGACAGGTATCCTGAGAGAGAAGCAGGAGGAACATGGGCGCCTCCTACCTGATCAGCTCAAACTGCAGGAACAGACAGCTGCCCTTGTTCGCAAACTTACCCACCAATACAA GTGTCAGTTGGACGACCTGAGGCAGTCCCAGATCCTGAGCTTACTGTTGCAGTTCTGTGACGTCTACGGCAGGGACACGCGGGGAAAGTTCAGACACGCCTTCCCCGCGGAGTCTCGCTGCTTCCTCAGACGCCTCACGACGGGAAAACAGCTAGTGGGGCGAGTCACGGAGCTACGGAAGCTGGAACGCAAAATGGTGATGCAGCGTTTCAACCGCAGGCATGTCATAGGCTTGTGCGAGGACAGGGTGTATCTGTGCGAGCTGTACGACACGACGACGACCGATGACGTGTTGGTCAGCGCGGAACTGGTGAAGGCGGGGCTAGCCTGGGTGGAGCCTGAGGACGTGATGTATCCTAGCAACAAGGGGTCAGAGGGCATCGAGGATGATGACAGGGGAGTGTGGAAGGACATGTTTGTGACATGCTGGGTTGATGGAAGTCACTTCTGGGCTCATGTCGGTGGTGACGACACTCACGGCACCATCAAGAGGATACAGGACGAGATAAAGTCCGCTAAGTCTCGCGCTGAGCCTCTGATAAAGTGCCCAGAAGTAGGTGACATGGTGGTAGCTCCTCCGAAGGGAAATCAGGATGAAAGTAAGGACGACCTTCCTGGCTCACCCGGTACTACAGGGTACCGCGCGGTGGTGACAGAGGTCAAGGTTGGCATGGTGTCTCAAGTTCGTGTACACGCCGTCGACTACGGTTTCGATACGGATGTGTCGTGGATCCTGTTGACGAAGGTCCCTTTGTCAGTCAGTGACGTTCCCCCACAAGCCACTGCCTGTGTGTTGAGGTCTgttatcccccctcccccaagtgTTCCTGCCTTGTGTAGTGTTCTAGGCACCTTGTGTAATCTCACCCAAGACCAATGTAAAGTCAGTGACATGATTGTTGAGAAGGAAGGCCTCTCTCTTGTAACAAAGCTCTGCTACTCTCCTGTTGACGAGGTCTGTAGACTGTCCGCCAGCGTTCTTCTCAACCTGGCCAGAAGTTCCCGCATACGAAACCGAATGGGTCTTCTCGGGGCGCCTAAGGCTCTACTAGACATGTGTCAGAGGTATGTCAAGGATGATGCAATCCTGGAGGCCGGGATAGGGGCTTTGAGGAACCTGATGTACCAGTGTATGCCTAACCGCTGGCGACTGGTGGATCTTAAAGGGTTTATGGTGCTCATGCACATCTACAAAACCTCGAAGAATGAGAGCATAAAGTTGCAAGCACTGGGTGCAATCAAGAACCTGGTGGGCGAAGGAAACACAAAAGGCGATCCGGACTTCACACTGAAGTATAATGGATCTCCAAGAAATGAAGACGGCTACCACTTCCTCAAGGCTATGAAGAAAGAATCCAAACTGGAAGGCGATAGAGAAATTGACAAGAAAAGTTCTCCACGTACTAGTGGTAAAATTGAGTCTCTGTCAGAAGATGCAGAGGAATCAGAATCATTGGCAAAGTTCATTCTCAACAACGTCACGAAAGCCAAAAGGTCGCGCACAGCCTCCGAGCCAGCTTCAAGGTCAAAAGGAAGTCCCAAATCTGGAGACAAAAAGTCGGAATCTAAGACGACTTCAGCTAGATCACAGAATAGATCACGATCAAAGTCAGAGGAATCACCTAAATCTATATCCCCAAGGAGGTCCAGATCACCAAGGAAGTCGCCCGAAAAGTCAACACAAGAGTCACCTACAAGAAAgaagagtgacaggaagttaaGAAAAGGGGAGGTCCATCCAGACCCGACTGAAGTCAGTCTTGGTACAGACACTTTGAACTCATTCTTTGATGACCTAAGTGATGCAGGTTCTGTCAAAGACACAGTAGCGGCGAAGGAATTCTTACAAACGGTCCTGTCCCCAGATATCCCGTCTTCTCGGCCGCTAAGCGAGGAACCGAAGTATGTGCAGGGGTTTGTTGTAGACTTTGTGGAAGACACAACGCATGACATCAGACCTCAGACATCAGTGGACAAAATCTCCATCACCACCATAGGGAGGATCACATGTGCTTTTCTGAACAGTGGGAGAGGGG GTACGTTGTACCTGGGTATCAAGCCTGACTACACCGTACGCGGTATAGAAATCACACGGCACGAGAGGGACGAGTTCCGTCTAGGGATCGACCGCCTGATGACCAGGATGATACCGCCTGTGAAACACGACAAGTACCAG GTGGTTTTCCACCCAGTTATCTCCCGGAGTGGCTGTGACAGCCCGGATACGCGGAAGTGCGTGGAAGATCTGCATGTTATCGAGGTGCAGATCCGGCCGTCGTTCGGAGTGGTCTATGGCACGTGGGAGGACAGGTGTTATGTCCGCATGAACACAAAGAACACTAAG
- the LOC118431975 gene encoding tctex1 domain-containing protein 2-like has protein sequence MAGVGILREEPVRKKASVPTQRGRRAWSPHGKMRPRSGTWHGDEELPDMVKNARKLTDSLATEVRFDPGLIQDVIDMVLTETLAHETYAASKMGVMSKRVSDVLKTRIRGLCGDRFKLVCIVVITEGGTEESALHVTSQCVWDHERDDFASGSFSNDALHAVATVFAIHC, from the coding sequence ATGGCTGGGGTTGGGATACTACGAGAAGAGCCCGTGCGTAAGAAGGCAAGTGTACCAACACAGCGGGGAAGACGTGCTTGGTCTCCGCATGGGAAGATGCGACCACGCTCTGGGACATGGCACGGCGATGAAGAGCTACCAGACATGGTGAAGAACGCACGCAAATTGACAGACTCGCTGGCTACAGAAGTCAGGTTCGATCCCGGGCTGATACAAGACGTCATCGACATGGTTCTGACAGAGACGCTAGCTCATGAGACTTACGCAGCGAGCAAGATGGGGGTCATGAGCAAGCGCGTGAGTGACGTGCTGAAGACTAGGATCCGGGGACTTTGCGGGGACCGGTTCAAGCTGGTTTGCATCGTTGTGATCACCGAGGGAGGGACAGAGGAGAGCGCCCTGCACGTAACCAGCCAGTGCGTTTGGGACCACGAAAGGGATGACTTTGCGTCTGGGAGCTTCAGTAACGACGCCTTGCACGCTGTGGCTACCGTCTTTGCCATCCATTGCTGA